The genomic stretch GCATCGTAGACGACATTGATGACATTATCGCCCTTGATGGGAATCTTGTTGGCCAGGGCAATCATCTTTTCCGCGTTGAATTTGCCATACTCGCTCTGCAGCGTGGGAAAAGCACCCCGGCCTTCATCGTTGTAGACACAGTTGGCAAGCACATTCGGAGCAAATTCATCGGTGGGATCATTATCCTTCCAGATGGCCAGTTGCTTGTCTTTCGGCTCCGGTGAATGAGCACGAATCTTGACAGCTCGCAGTTCCTTCTGGCCATCGCCAAAGACAAAGTGGTAGCGTTTGGTCATGGGCTGGGCTTTGAAGATCTCGAGTGCCTTGGTAAGCGAATCGCCATCGTAAAGCATGGTGCGGAAGAAGACCGTGAAGTGTGGAGCATGTACCTGGTAGGGAGCTTCCTTGGCAGATGCATCACCCATTTCGGAAAGTGCAATGCCTCGGGTATTCATACCCGTGTGAGCACCAATGATGCCAGCGAATGTGGGTACCACATGGGGGATGCCTTCGTTGGGAATGTAGAGGACAATCACGGGGAATTCATGGGCACCGACTTCCATGCTCCAGTCGAGATTGCGTGTCTGATAGAGATGCCCATCGACGGTGGCTTTGCCCCAGACAGCAATGCTGCTGCAGGAATAAGGCATCAGCAGTGCCACGGAATGAAGCGCCTGCAGTTGAGCCAACGGCATGCCCGAGCCATCAGCCAGGCCTGCCAGCTCCTGAGAAACCCGCTGGTCGGCGTAGGCCGAAGTGCGTGACCAGACTTCGTTCAGTGTCTGATCAGTGACCTTGAGCTCAGCTTTGATGCCTTCCATCGCTTTGGGAATGAAGGCATGCATTTCCTTTTTCATCAGCCTGCCGAGATGATAGCCCATCTCGTAAGGCGTACCTTGCACCACTACGGCAGGAAACTTGACCGGTCCGTTGCCAACGGTGGTGCGATAGCCTGAACCCTTGCTGACATCGGGTTTGGTGAAGAGTTCCTTCTGGACCGGCGCATTGGCCTGGCCATTGAATTGCTTGGGTGGGTCATCGCTGTTAGCGACGGAGAAGACAAGGGCCAGAAGCCCGGCGGGGAAGAGGAGTTTGAGTTTCATAGTAGACGATCATACCCTCTGAAAGGCTAGGTGTCACGCCATTCCGAAACATTCTTTAACAGATGCAACCTACTCAAACCTGCCTGACTGTCTAACATTTCAATAAGAGCTGAATGTTGCAGACACTTCTAAAATCCGTTAATGGCATTGAAATCCATGAAGCACAAAAACAGTGTGAACCGTGCAAACGAAGTATACCGCATTGTCGAGCAGCGATTCATCGAACTCTGGGGCGATATGAGTTCCTGGTGGGGCGTCAGCCGAACCATGGCTGAAATCCACGGCTTGCTGTTCATCACCAGCACACCTCACTCTGCTGAGGATATTCAGAACCATCTTGGCATTTCGCGTGGCAATGTCAGCATGAATATCCGTACGCTGGTGGAATGGGGACTGGTGCGACGAGTCCGCAAGCGAGGCGACCGGCGTGATTACTATGAATCGCTTACCGATGTCTGGGAAATGTTCACCGTGCTGGCATCCCAGCGTAAACGTCGGGAAATTGACCCCATCGTCAAAACGCTCAAGCAATGCCGAACCGATCTCGACAACCTGGAACAGCCCAAGAATGATGCAAACCGGCCTGAGCATCATGTGCAGCGTGTTGACGAGTTGCTCGGCTTCCTGTTGACAGTCGAGAAAGTGGCGGAACACTTCTTCAAGAACAACGAAGGTTTACGGGAAGCGATGGAACTGCTGGCTCACACCGAAGAATAAACCCTGACGACACTGGGATGATGCCAGAGCCAGGGCAGGGCCAGTGATACCTCTGATGTGAAGACTTCCACCACGCGCCCTTCGCGATCGGCCTGTTCCAGCCAGGCTGATTCGAACAGGCGTTCCTGCGGTGGAAAAGTTTCCGCTGTTGCTATTGTCTCGTGTTGTCTGAAACCTGTCTGGTAATGCCGTTGATCCAGGATGCAGGCAGGGTCGAGCAAACGAACGTCCAGCGAATGAAGCTGATTGATTTGTCCAGGTATCCATATAGCTACTTCCAGTGGTGGAGTAACCAAGTCCATTTCCCGTGCATCTGCTGACAGTTCCAGATAATGCACTTCCTGATCGTTGAGCATGACTGCGACACTGAGCCGTTTCTCGGAAGTACCATGAAGGGGTGCATGCAGGTGGAGGATGGGTTTCTTTTCTGTCCACTCGACCTTACCAGTGATTGGCCCCAGGTGAACTGTGCGTCTGACTTCCAGGAAGACGCCGTTGAGTTGGGGAGCTCGCGGGCCAGCAACTGGTTCGCAAACGATCTCCAAAATGTTCTGCATCTGCACCTGGGAAGTAATTGGTACCAGGCAAGGCAACTGTGCATCGTGATGCGATGCTACCACCTTTTGATTCAGCATAACCCTACAAGGCACATTGATGGAACCAACGATCAGCCAAAGTTCTTCAAAGGGCATCAATTCCGTGGGCCAGCGAAAGGCCCGGCGAAAGACCATTGTCTGGCCCGGCAGACATTGCCAGGGTTCACGTAGTTGAATTCGATGCGGATACATGTCTGCATTATAGGTAAGACAGCCAGACTGATTTGTTTCGCTGCTTCACACCGGCATACCAGACACAAAGCGGGTAGAGAGCCAGCACGACCAACAGCCAGACCAGATAGCTGACCCACAGTGGAAACCCGAAGGATGCAGGCATATCACCCAGCGGCGGGTTCGTGAACAGCCAGCCGGGGAAAGCACCAGTCTGCCACCATGCTGCCAACAGACATAACCCATGAATCAACGGCAGATGCAGCAGGTAGAAGAACATGGGTACTTTACCGAAGATGATGAACGGTTTACTCCAGTTGCCTGTGCCGGCATCCCACCAGGCCAGTAGTAAGAGCACCGGCCCCAGAGTCATGAGCAGATAGCAGAGCGATGGCGGTTGCTTGGTGCAGTTCAGGAAGGAGATAACATTACCTGTGATGGTTGATTGTGCTATCCATGTATTGCCTTCTCCGTAGAGTCCACTGGCGCGAAGCAAGAGGAACAAGACCACGCAAAAAATACCGAGCACCACGAGCAGGATTCTTCGTTCCCACGCTTCCCATGCGTAACACATGCCCAGCCCATAGCCGACCATCATCACACCAACCCAGGGGATGAGTGGGTAGCCTGCACTGAAGGTAATGCCAAATGACTGCACCTCACCCGGATCATGCAGGAACGTCCAGAGCCAGCCCCATGCACCAAAGTCAGCTGATTTAATGGGATCGGCCAGATGATGGCCGAGGATCAGAATTGCTCCAAGAGTTGCTGGTAACCAAGTGGGCAATCGTACCAGCAGTCCCAACAAAATCATCGACCAGCCCAGTGTCCAGATGACCCAGCAGGGCAGGTAGGTGAAATCGAAGTTCCAGGCCCAGCCGAAGGTACGCACGACGCACCATTCAAGAAAGATGAGCCACAGGCCGCGTGTGATAAGGAAGCTGGCTAGTTCGGAACTCGATTTGCCCCGTAATCTTGAAAGTGCCGCACCGACACCGGCCAGCAGCAGGAATGTTGGAGCGCAAAAGTGTGATATCCACCGGGTGAAAAAGAGGGACGGTGTGGTCTGGCTCAGATCGGTTGGATCAATGGTGTGGGTGAAGAAAAAGTCGCGGACATGGTCGAGGGCCATGAGGATCATGACGAGACCGCGAAGGAGGTCGATGGAGTGGAGGCGGGAATGCATATCACATGTACCCGGAGGATTAATTCAAAATCTCGAAACCTGCTGTTATCTATTTTCCATCTTTGAAAGAAAAAATTCCGGGTGCATTTCAAACAACTGTTTTTCCAATTTCAGAACTCCAAGTACCATGCCATGTTTTGGATCAATCTGACGAGCGAGTTCCCAGCATTTCCAGGCATCCGGTGTGCGGTACATTGATTGGAGAACTTTGCCGAGATCGACATAGGCTCCGGTAAGATGCGGATTCGCTTCAATGGCCTTGAGGTAGTGTCCTTTGGCTTCGCCGCTAGCATTCTGCATCTTCATCCCGCCCAGTTGTGTCTCCAGTACGTATCCATAGTTCAGCCCCGTTCTATCAATTTTTTCCAGTATCTCGATGCTTTCCTTTTCTGATTTCCGATTGCCAAAAGTCTGCGTGAAGCTTTTCAATTGTTCATTTTCAGACTGAAAGACGTTCAGCTTGCGCAAGTTCTGAGCAGCCTGGCTATCGCTGTAGCTCAGTCCATCGTTGATGGCGAGCAGGAAGGCATCGAGCGGTCTACCCGCTTCCACAGCCTTTTTCATGGCCGCTTCGATTTCCGGAGGAGTCATACGCTGGTGCTTCCTGATCCGGTCAGATGCCTTGGAGAGCATGACACTGACAGGATCCTTGTCATCGACAAGCAAACGAAATCCGGCAGGAACACTGAAGGGATCCACTTGAGCTAAAGACACTTTGATGAGCTTCCAGTCATGCTCTTCATAACCGGCACCTGACTGTGTTTTCCATTTCAAATGCCTGGGGACAAACTGTTTATCCAGAATCCTGTTACGTATGGCGGGATGAATCGATGCAGTATGGGTAAGCCAGAGTCGAAAGGCAGCTTGAAACTCCGGCGGGACTTTGTCTCCCGAGGGAGTGTATTCCACTTTGACTTTATTATCGATGTGGAAGGTGGTGGCTTGCTTCTGATGAGTTTCCGCCGGTTCCGCTCTCGGCAAATCCTTGATCAATATCCCGAAGGTTGCCTCCAGGTCGCGTGGATCTTCCGTGCGGTTGACCTCAGATTTCCTGGTCTTATCTTTCAGTGCCTCGTTTAGAATCGTGCTCAGGTATTGTCTGTTCTGCAGTTCCATACCCCGAAATAGCACCAGGGCCTGCACAGAAGTTTGAGAATATTCTTTCTTCTCGGGAACAATGCCGATGACCTGATTCTTGATCATATCGTAGCGTGTGCGAGAATCAGGAGTGACGATTTCAAAGAAGTCCTTCCCTACCAACACAGATTTTGAATACTTTTTAGTGGTTGGCTTTGGTAGTTCCGATTCCTTGCCGGGAATTTCCTTGATCTTGCCTGCTTCATCGACTTGAATCTGGAAGGAAGAGGAGGCCTGCTGTGTGATCGTCGTCACATCGAACTGCATTTGAAATACTTGATCGTTGGTCGGGATGGATAACAGCAGACAAACGAGAAGGAAATGTATCATGTTCGATCTGCCCGGTGATGAGTATGCTGCGAGGCAACATCATGGTTCGTAACACAAGCGCATGCGTTGCCAGATTGTCTCATGGCACACGGCGGATTTCACGCGAATTCCAAACGGTTGTCAAACAAACTTCGTCTTCCCCGGCATCGCGACTGGTGGTGTCGGGTACTTTTCCAACGTGTAGCTGGGGGGCGACAGGTCTTCTTTGCTGTTCATGACCTTGTCCCACTCAACCTTTTGTCCGGTGTAGGTAGCCATGCGGCCCATGATGCCGGTGAGGGTGCTGCGGACCATCCATTCGCCGTCGTTGATGGGTGTGCCGCTCTTGATGGAATCGAAGAGTTCGTTGTGTTCGTGCTGGTACATGTCGTCGCGTACCTGGTCGCGTGAAGCCTGCCAGGGCTTGGCGCCCTTGATCTGCCAGCGGTTGGCCTGCCAGTGTGCGGAACCCTTGGTCCCATAGACATGGAAGGAATTGTCCGAGTAGCAATCCTTCATCTGTCGAGTGAAACAATAGGCTTTCACGCCGTTGTCGTATTCGTAGGCGATGGCATGGTGATCATAGATATTACCAAAAACAGGATCGGTACGCACCTGTCGGCCACCCATGCCAAAGGCATACCGGGGGTAGGTATTCTTCATGGCCCAGGTGATCTTGTCGATGGTGTGAATGGTTTGTTCGCAGATATGGTCGCCTGAGAGCCAGGTGAAGTAGAGCCAGTTACGCATCTGCCATTCCATATCGGTCATTTCAGCGGTCTTGGCAACATGCCAGAGTAAGCCAGTGATGTAGTTGGCTTCGATGGAGACAATATCGCCGATATCGCCATCATGAATACGTTTGAACATTTCCCGCATGGCGTTGTGGTAGCGCCAGCAGTAGCCTGCGACCACTGCCAGGTTCTTTTGCTTGGCGATCTTGATCGATTCGAGCATGGATCGGCAACCCAGAGCATCGGTCGCCATGGGTTTTTCCACAAAGGCATGCTTGCCTGCTTCCACCACAGCTTTGAAATGAATAGGACGGAAGTGAGGGGACGTAGCCAGCAGCACGACATCCACATCGCTGGCGATCAGTTCCTTGTAGGCATTGATGCCGACGAAGCAGTTCTTGTCGGTGACGGCAAACTTCTCACCCAGGTTGTCTTTGAGTGTTTTCTTGCAACTTTGAATCCGATCCGGGAAGGCATCCGCCAGGGCCGTGATGCGAACGGTGGAGCCTGTGTTAGCTGCCTGCTGGGCAGCTCCGGTGCCTCGTCCTCCGCAACCCACCAAGCCGACCTTGATCTCTTCCCGCCCGGCAGCATGCACCGCTGGCGCCAGCGACAACATACTTGCTGAGGCGGCAGCTACGGCACTCTTCTTCAAAAAGCTTCGACGATGCGGCATGATGCTACTCCACGACAACCGACAGGTGGGAAAGTGAGGAAGGCAGTTATTCTAAGAGAGTGGAACAGTGGCTGCAAGTAAATCAAGGCACGCTGCAGTATGATGCAGTACCACTGGAAAAACAACTGAGTCCGAATTAGACCTTTGTCGGAGCTGGTACCGTTTCTTTAGGAACGATGATCTTCGGGCCTGAATCGCTCATGAAGTACCAGAAGGCAACCACCAGGCAGACGATCGTCAGCAGCAGGATGCCACCCACAACGGCGATTTTGACGCCGATCTCGCTTCCACCACCTCCACCGCTTTCAGAACTCTTGCTACCCTTTTTCTTTTTCTTCTTTTTGCCGGGTGGGCCTTTTGATTGCTGTGGCTGAGGCGTCACGTTCGTGGTGGGAGGCGCCATGGCACGCGTTGCCACCATGGTCTGTTGACCAGCTTTCGCAGCACCCACGGCGGCAGCACTTCGCACCCGAATGGTGATATGAGCCTGGCAGAACGGGCAGGCAATAGTTGCGGGCCCCGTCACGGGTGGAAGGGAAAACTGCTTGCGACACTTGGGACAGGCTGCTACTCGAGCCATGATCGTAACCGTTACGTAGAAATTCGGCCGATAATCGACTTTAGCAAGCGAATATCGACTTGCCAAATGAAGTTGGTGAAATTTCACTCATAGAGCACAACTTTTTTCAAGTTTTGACGTCAAAAGCCTGCCTGAGAGGGTATGAATGGTGATTATCTGCCATCCTGACATGGGTTTGGGGGAAGAGGCTAATTCTTGACAACTGCAACGACCTTGCGGGCTGTTATCCCGGGAAGCTGGTTTATGCCGATCTGTCACTCATTCTCTATTCATGGTCTGCAGATATCAAAATCTGTGCCAGCTTGTGACGAATGAATCTGCAGGGCGAATAATGTATTGGCCTCAAGCCTCACGGATGGAAGACTTGCGAACCATATTTACTTCATAGGTGTCCTGATGCTCGTCGAAGCCAACTGGGGAGGTCTCATCATGATTGATACATCTTCGCGAAAGAAGAAAGGATTGCGCCATCCCTTGCATCACCTGGAAGGGTGGATCGAACGAGTCGATCTCAACAAGCGGCGTCTGCATGTCCGTACCGGCAGCAAAGACAGGTACGGTGTCTGTGTTCTGATTCCTGATCAGTGCCACATTCGTCATCAACGCTATCATCTGCAGCTCTCATCACTGCTGCCCTGCGATGCCATCAGCATCGATTACGAAGAAGACGAGAATGGCGCACGCATTGCCCAGGCCATCGAAATGACTGCTGGCTAATCAAACAACTGATCGCTGAGCTAACTTACCTCCATCCGCAATGATGGAGGTTTTTTATTTGGCCGCTCGGACAAAGATTTAGAGATAGAGGTTTTGCATCGCATTCTTCTTGGCGAATCTTGGCGCTGCTTGGCAACTTGGCGGTTGCAACCTTAATAAACCGCCAAGACGCCAAGGAGCGCCAAGAGAACAACTACAGTCACTTCACACTGTGAATTAGAACAGATTGATTTATTTTGTGCCCCAGGCGACCAGCAGATTGGAAGCTGTACTACGCCAGCGGGGTGGCGTTTTGTTGAAATATCGATCCTTCACCGCTGTCAACATCCTTCTCGCGGAAAGAATCGTCTCTTTGACTGGATGCTGAAAACCAACACGAACTCCAACCTGCTGGAAGTGATGTTGTTGCAATAGCTTGGTGAGCGATTTTTTGCCAAAGTAGAACAAATGTTCCGGCGGGTAAAGCCACATATCGAAACAGCCCTGCAAGCGTGCACAGGCTGAAGCATTGTCACCCGTCATGATGACCAGTTTGCCGCCTGGCTTGAGAAGCCGATAGGCCTGTGCCACGAAGGCTGCTGGATCGGTCAAGTGTTCAATCACTGCCCAGAGCGTGATGACATCCCAACCTTTTTGTGGATAGCTGAGAAAATCGTTATGTTCCACTGGTACACCCAGTTGTTCTCGTGCCCGCTGACAGTTTCGTGCATCAAGATCCAGACCATATACATCCCTGTATCCACGATCTTTCATCAGCCGAAGCATGGTCCCATCGCCTGCACCCACATCGAGAATGCGTGAATCGTACTGATGTTTCAGCAGCCGATCCAGCCAGTCGGCTTGCCGGGCATAGATGGGCTTGCACAACTCGGGGCGTTCGTAAATTGTTCGACTATCCTGCAGATAATTCGCCCAGTATCGTGGGCCGTAAAAGGCTTTCAGCTTGTCTGCATCGGACTGAGGCCAGGCAAAACCTGCATCGCAGCCAAGGCAATGGTAAATGGGATAGCCGTAAATAATACCCAGGCTTGGGTGGTTGGTTTCTGCACAAATCGGACAGGCAGTCGGCTTGATAATATCATGTGGAATGGCCTGTGGTTCAACTGCATCTCGCAATTGCCCTGCTGAATCACGTAGAACCACAGGCCCCCAGAATTCCTCCGGTGGTCGCAGAGTGTCGCGTTCCTCGTTCAGTTGCGGCAAAGAGGCGGCGTTCATATCAGCCTATCGTCGTGCGGCGTGAGCGATCCCCTTCATAGGCTTCCACAATCTGCTGCACCAGTGGGTGGCGAACGATGTCCGCGTTCTCCAGGGTGATCACGCCGATGCGATCCAGGTTCTTGAGTCGATGGCCCGCATCAACCAGGCCACTGGGGATGGTACGGGGCAGATCGACCTGGGTTACATCGCCGGTAATGACCATTCTTGAGCCAGCACCTAAGCGGGTCAGAAACATTTTCATCTGCGTGATGGTGGTGTTCTGCCCTTCATCAAGAATGATGTAAGCATGGTTGAGCGTTCTGCCTCGCATGAAAGCGAGGGGAGATAATTCGATGACGTTGGTTTCCAGGTACCGTCGTACCAGTTCAATAGGCAGCAGGTCTTCCAAGGCATCGAGCAGCGGACGCAGATAGGGGTTTACCTTATCTTCAATATCGCCTGGCAAAAAGCCGAGCCGTTCACCTGCTTCGACAGCAGGGCGACACAGTACGAGTTTCTTCACCTGACCTGCCTTCAGAGCCGCAGCAGCGGTGGCAGTGGCCAGATAGGTTTTGCCTGTTCCAGCCGGGCCGATGCAGATGGTAATGTCCTTTTCCCGCATCATGCGGACGTAGCGGCTTTGTCCATCTGTTTTGGGACGCACCCCTTTGCCGATGGTTTCGACAGCAAGCCTTTCCGGGCTGTCCTGATCGCCGGAGCGTTGCAGGGTTTCGAGTGTCAGTTGCACGTCACTGGGTGTGATGGGCCCCTGCCTGGCGATGGAACGTAGCTGGGTGATAATGCGTTCAGCAAGCTGAATCTGCGGCTCCGGGCCTTCGAGCAGCAGGGTGCGATCACGGGGAATGATGCGAATGTTGAGGGCATCGCGCAGGGTACGCAAATGGGCATCGCGAGGCCCCAGCACGCGCAAGACTTCATCCTGATCCTGCAGGCTCAGTGTGATTTCAGGCATGCTGCTTCCCCGCAAGAAGATTTTTTTGGTTCGCGTGAGCCCGCCCCCGGCTTGAAGAGCCGGGGGCTAAATATCCATTCGTTATCATACCGCCCATTGCAGGATGCCGTAGGTTACCGGCACACTGAACAGGATGGAATCGAAGACATCAAGCAATCCGCCAAATCCAGGCAATGTACTGGATGCATCTTTCAAATGCAGATCCCGCTTGATGAGTGATTCCATCAGGTCACCCAGCATCCCCATGATGCCAACGACGACACCCATCAGGAACGTAGCGAGCCAGCCGGGCATGCCGAGTACCATGGCACGCCGGAAGGGAAACTGGTTTTCAGGATCGAGATCAAACCAGTTGCCAAAGCCATAGACCATGAGCAGTGCCGCCAGGCCTGAAAGCAGAATGCCCCCGGCAGCGCCTTCCCAGGTTTTCT from Planctomycetia bacterium encodes the following:
- a CDS encoding MarR family transcriptional regulator; protein product: MKHKNSVNRANEVYRIVEQRFIELWGDMSSWWGVSRTMAEIHGLLFITSTPHSAEDIQNHLGISRGNVSMNIRTLVEWGLVRRVRKRGDRRDYYESLTDVWEMFTVLASQRKRREIDPIVKTLKQCRTDLDNLEQPKNDANRPEHHVQRVDELLGFLLTVEKVAEHFFKNNEGLREAMELLAHTEE
- a CDS encoding DUF1624 domain-containing protein, whose translation is MHSRLHSIDLLRGLVMILMALDHVRDFFFTHTIDPTDLSQTTPSLFFTRWISHFCAPTFLLLAGVGAALSRLRGKSSSELASFLITRGLWLIFLEWCVVRTFGWAWNFDFTYLPCWVIWTLGWSMILLGLLVRLPTWLPATLGAILILGHHLADPIKSADFGAWGWLWTFLHDPGEVQSFGITFSAGYPLIPWVGVMMVGYGLGMCYAWEAWERRILLVVLGIFCVVLFLLLRASGLYGEGNTWIAQSTITGNVISFLNCTKQPPSLCYLLMTLGPVLLLLAWWDAGTGNWSKPFIIFGKVPMFFYLLHLPLIHGLCLLAAWWQTGAFPGWLFTNPPLGDMPASFGFPLWVSYLVWLLVVLALYPLCVWYAGVKQRNKSVWLSYL
- a CDS encoding Gfo/Idh/MocA family oxidoreductase, with the translated sequence MPHRRSFLKKSAVAAASASMLSLAPAVHAAGREEIKVGLVGCGGRGTGAAQQAANTGSTVRITALADAFPDRIQSCKKTLKDNLGEKFAVTDKNCFVGINAYKELIASDVDVVLLATSPHFRPIHFKAVVEAGKHAFVEKPMATDALGCRSMLESIKIAKQKNLAVVAGYCWRYHNAMREMFKRIHDGDIGDIVSIEANYITGLLWHVAKTAEMTDMEWQMRNWLYFTWLSGDHICEQTIHTIDKITWAMKNTYPRYAFGMGGRQVRTDPVFGNIYDHHAIAYEYDNGVKAYCFTRQMKDCYSDNSFHVYGTKGSAHWQANRWQIKGAKPWQASRDQVRDDMYQHEHNELFDSIKSGTPINDGEWMVRSTLTGIMGRMATYTGQKVEWDKVMNSKEDLSPPSYTLEKYPTPPVAMPGKTKFV
- a CDS encoding class I SAM-dependent methyltransferase, giving the protein MNAASLPQLNEERDTLRPPEEFWGPVVLRDSAGQLRDAVEPQAIPHDIIKPTACPICAETNHPSLGIIYGYPIYHCLGCDAGFAWPQSDADKLKAFYGPRYWANYLQDSRTIYERPELCKPIYARQADWLDRLLKHQYDSRILDVGAGDGTMLRLMKDRGYRDVYGLDLDARNCQRAREQLGVPVEHNDFLSYPQKGWDVITLWAVIEHLTDPAAFVAQAYRLLKPGGKLVIMTGDNASACARLQGCFDMWLYPPEHLFYFGKKSLTKLLQQHHFQQVGVRVGFQHPVKETILSARRMLTAVKDRYFNKTPPRWRSTASNLLVAWGTK
- a CDS encoding PhoH family protein, which codes for MPEITLSLQDQDEVLRVLGPRDAHLRTLRDALNIRIIPRDRTLLLEGPEPQIQLAERIITQLRSIARQGPITPSDVQLTLETLQRSGDQDSPERLAVETIGKGVRPKTDGQSRYVRMMREKDITICIGPAGTGKTYLATATAAAALKAGQVKKLVLCRPAVEAGERLGFLPGDIEDKVNPYLRPLLDALEDLLPIELVRRYLETNVIELSPLAFMRGRTLNHAYIILDEGQNTTITQMKMFLTRLGAGSRMVITGDVTQVDLPRTIPSGLVDAGHRLKNLDRIGVITLENADIVRHPLVQQIVEAYEGDRSRRTTIG